Proteins from a single region of Sesamum indicum cultivar Zhongzhi No. 13 linkage group LG5, S_indicum_v1.0, whole genome shotgun sequence:
- the LOC105162639 gene encoding beta-glucosidase 12-like, which produces MSDCSTQVPPQTVHTDFSNLTRNDFPSDFVFGTGTSAYQVEGGAAEGGRGLSVWDVFTLRTPGKIFDGSNGNVAVDMYTKYKEDIKMMKRMGFDSYRFSISWPRILPGGKLCLGVNREGIDFYNDFINTLKDYKIEPYVTLFHWDTPYALEQEYGGFLSQDIVNDFRDFAELCFWEFGDRVKYWTTLNEPWTYCVNGYVSCKFPPGAVSSPPPPRPPPPPPNSGSDMNTTYTEPILTSILSDNRIASYITVDDQPIKYNFIPYRGSETMQQSNLNLVPRRDAFHHDYIETVYEPSSILESLVLKNTLNEESGRSNINGFPTLSTPTKDVYTVGKNLLLAHAAAVQSYRTKFKAHQKGQIGITLVASWFEPLNKDNEDDKKAAVRARDFMLGWFLEPVLCGRYPQNMIDNVSADNLRQFEPEEVDLLKGSIDFLGLNYYTSFYASNDPDPNIANGYNRDQKLAIYQEKMVGKKKVKIGEVAGSDWLCIVPHGIYELLKEINQTYNNSTYNLPPIYITENGVDEKQDHGLTAYQACKDHQRIKYYQDHLGNILKAMNDKAGKVNVKGYFAWSFCDNFEWHEGYTSRFGIIYIDYMNHLRRHPKESATWFSKFLVKNESGDNKGSGNNEPSANKSGDNKGSGNNVPGANESGDNKSSGNNVPGANEVGDNKGSGNNVPGANELGDNKGSGNDVPGANEVGDNKGSGNNVPGANESGNNKGSGNDVPGANEVGDNKGSGNNVPGANEPGKNKCERSTHGTAPYYLGRYHRIVYGDSG; this is translated from the exons GTTGAAGGAGGAGCTGCAGAAGGTGGTAGAGGCCTTAGTGTCTGGGACGTTTTCACTTTGAGGACTCCAG GCAAAATTTTTGATGGATCCAATGGGAATGTAGCAGTTGATATGTACACGAAATATAAG GAAGATATTAAGATGATGAAGAGAATGGGGTTTGATTCTTACAGATTTTCGATATCTTGGCCAAGAATATTGCCTG GTGGAAAACTTTGCCTTGGTGTCAATAGAGAAGGAATCGACTTCTACAATGATTTTATCAACACTCTCAAAGATTATA AAATAGAGCCCTATGTGACTCTCTTTCACTGGGATACTCCGTATGCTTTGGAACAAGAGTATGGTGGCTTCTTAAGCCAAGACATTGT GAACGACTTTCGTGATTTTGCGGAACTATGCTTTTGGGAATTTGGTGATCGGGTGAAATACTGGACAACACTGAACGAGCCCTGGACGTACTGTGTTAATGGATATGTTTCATGCAAATTCCCACCCGGCGCTGTCAGTTCGCCTCCTCCTCCTCGTCCTCCTCCTCCCCCTCCAAATTCTGGTTCAGACATGAATACAACTTATACTGAACCAATCTTGACTTCAATTCTATCGGATAACCGAATTGCTTCTTATATAACTGTCGACGACCAACCCATAAAGTACAATTTCATTCCTTATAGAGGGTCTGAAACAATGCAACAGAGCAACCTTAATTTAGTTCCTCGTAGAGATGCCTTTCATCATGACTATATCGAGACCGTATACGAACCCTCATCTATACTAGAAAGTCTTGTTCTCAAGAATACCCTAAACGAGGAATCGGGCAGAAGCAACATTAACGGCTTTCCGACATTGTCAACTCCAACCAAAGACGTATATACTGTCGGAAAAAACTTGCTCCTTGCTCATGCAGCAGCAGTTCAATCATACCGAACCAAATTTAAG GCACACCAGAAGGGCCAGATAGGAATAACACTTGTTGCCAGCTGGTTTGAGCCACTAAATAAAGATAATGAAGATGACAAAAAAGCTGCTGTAAGAGCTCGTGATTTTATGTTGGGGTG GTTCTTGGAGCCTGTATTATGTGGTAGATATCCCCAAAATATGATAGATAATGTTTCTGCCGATAATCTTCGACAATTCGAACCTGAAGAAGTTGACTTGCTTAAAGGATCCATTGACTTTCTGGgtttaaattattacacaTCTTTTTATGCGTCGAATGATCCCGATCCTAACATCGCAAACGGCTACAACAGAGATCAGAAACTTGCAATTTATC AGGAAAAAATGGTCGGcaagaaaaaggtgaaaatcGGCGAGGTG GCTGGTTCAGACTGGTTGTGCATTGTCCCACATGGAATTTACGAGCTCTTGAAAGAAATAAACCAGACATACAACAACAGCACATACAACCTCCCTCCTATATACATCACTGAAAATG GGGTCGATGAAAAGCAAGATCATGGACTTACTGCTTATCAAGCCTGTAAGGATCATCAAAGGATCAAATATTACCAAGATCATCttggaaatattttaaaagcaat GAATGATAAAGCTGGGAAAGTGAACGTAAAGGGCTACTTTGCGTGGTCGTTCTGTGATAATTTTGAATGGCACGAAGGGTACACTTCCAGATTTGGTATCATTTATATCGATTACATGAATCATCTGAGAAGACACCCTAAAGAATCAGCTACGTGGTTCTCCAAGTTTTTGGTGAAGAATGAGTCGGGAGATAACAAGGGTTCGGGGAATAATGAACCTAGTGCAAATAAATCTGGTGATAACAAGGGTTCGGGGAATAATGTTCCAGGTGCAAATGAGTCAGGAGATAACAAGAGTTCAGGGAATAATGTTCCTGGTGCCAATGAGGTGGGAGATAACAAGGGTTCGGGGAATAATGTTCCTGGTGCAAATGAGTTGGGAGATAACAAGGGTTCAGGGAATGATGTTCCTGGTGCAAATGAGGTGGGAGATAACAAGGGTTCGGGGAATAATGTTCCTGGTGCAAATGAATCAGGAAATAACAAGGGTTCAGGGAATGATGTTCCTGGTGCCAATGAGGTGGGAGATAACAAGGGTTCGGGAAATAATGTTCCTGGTGCTAATGAGCCAGGAAAAAACAAGTGTGAGAGAAGCACCCATGGAACAGCTCCGTATTACCTTGGGCGCTATCACAGGATCGTGTACGGGGATTCAGGTTGA